The genomic interval atataaaTTCTTTTCAACTTCAATTTAATTCTTTTCTGCGCCTTCTCAGCTAAACATcacatgaaaaacattttaaaaagaatagatTTCACacaagggtgaataattttgacttcaactaaataaataaataaataaataaataaataaataaataaataaataaataaataaataaattcaagtatacagtatatttttcagTTGTTAGTttacaattattaatttattcattttccttcgacttagtcccttcattaatcaggggtcaccacagcagaatgaagcaccaacttatccagcatgttttacacatggatgcccttccagctgcaacccagtactgggaaacattcatacacactcattcacacacatacactacggttaatttagtttattcaattcacctatagcacatgtctttggactgtgggggaaaccggagcaccctgaggaaactaAATTAAGTGAACTTACTCAACTTTCTTAAACTGGTGATCCCATCATGCTCTGgggattttaacatttttacagttatcCAGTTGTATCCACAATGCTTTGTATCCACACTTGCTTCAAATGTTCAGGGTAAGATcttaagaaaaaacaacaaaaacacacttttattcagaaattataattttaaactgtaatatttatacagtatatacatacagttaaaagtttagggtcagtttttttgttcatcaaggcggcatttattaaaatgtaaaaaaatgttcaaGTGATTCAATTggcaaatatttattacaattttaaataacttattgtatgtagtttcaaatgaaattgatacagttgtgaggcgacagtgctaaccactgaaccactgtgccgCCTACTGTATATTATACAGGGCGATTCAAACAAGAGCACCACAACTTTCAGgttgatgtcactcgagtgtctggaaggggtcatattgaacatcaatgaacttgttttctactgaaaaaaaaaactttgcttagtactcttcacattgattaagTACTCAAGGTTTcgtcatgtttctttgattatatacagattttcaaagttgtggcaTTCTTCAccctacatacatatatatatatatatatatatatatatatatatatatatatatatatatatatatatatatatatatatatatatatatatatatatatatatatatatagcttttattttagctgaaataaaaaaataagactttctctagaagaaaaaatattatcagatatacagtgaaaattccttgctctgttaaacatcatttgggaaatatatatatatataaaaaaagaaaattaaaggggctattaattctgacttcaactgtgtgtgtgtgtatatatatatatatatatatatatatatatatatatatatatatatatatatatgtatatatatatatatatatatatatatatatatatatatatatatatatatatatatatatatatatatatagcaatggCTCACTTTATTCTTTAAAGTCAGTGAGCAGATGGATCATAGTTTAATTCctcttaaaattaaatgaaaaatatgaaaatgtaataaaaatccaTTAAAACAATCTGTAGTGTTATCTTGAAACTTAAAATAGCATGGTTTAACTGTAGAGAACTCCCAGACagtatgaaaacaaaaataactgcaGAACATTTGTCTCTCAGGACTGTAGGTACATCAGCAGCTGAGTCATCTACAGCTCCCGACAGCCCAACAGCTGCAGCACACAGTTATCATGACAGAAACACTGAATGACTCTGAGATTACAACACAAGCTACAGCCTTCACTCTTTCACTAACACCTTGTTGTTTGGCAAAACTTCTCAATGAATCTTCCAATACAGATCCCATTACAGCGAGGCTTGTTACACTGACAGCCATGTTGTCTGTGTCTGTCACAGGTCTATCACCTTTCTAATTATAACTCATTCCTCTGGCCCTCCAAGAATGGAAGTTTGGGCCGATCCATTTGTGGCCTAAACTTAGCGCCTGTGGCTGCTCAGATCTGTTGGTGTCTTACTGACTCTCGCTGCTACAGAGTTTACATGCGTTTTAGTTTGTGGATACTACACACTGTACAGGTAAGCTACAATTATGCGAAATTCTATTTGATTGCAGAATGTCATAACCTGCATTTGAAGGATCCTCGGTCTCTGCTTGGAGGAGCGCTacgatatttgtttgtttgtttctgaaaTAGTCACTAACTGCCATTGTTGTTAAAGATCACATTTGGCAAACTGACTGTAGCTATTTTTTCATCATCCTATTTATATGCGCATTTTTAACTATcacataaaaatgcttaatggaaatgacaaaatgtgcataaattttgctttttttaaaaaacgtaTGAGCACAAGTGTGTAATATGAATGATTTATTCGATAAGAAGAAATGCGTATAAACTACGATGAAGCAAATAAACTCCAGGATGCGCATCAAAAAATGTGatgttgttttaacagatcatgaaATAGCAAAAATAGGCATGATGGGACATCATTAATAGACAAAAAAGCGAATCGACCCCCTTGTAACTCATCTTTTTGCaatgttttagtcattctaaaccTTAGCCATCTGTCATTAAGTCTTTCATCAAAGTGGTTCGGTATTATAACCTCACATTTTATTGTGGTGTTTGAATCTTCTGAGACttctatttaattatataaaaagtcCCACAGTGAATTGTGaaaaattaaatttttctttttgatatttgccgccagttcatcaggaagtgacgattttgttctctttgactcagtGGAAGGAAACAGtgatttatttgcaaatgttttggcgatatttcagttttacacatacagttgaagtcagaattattagacccctttgaatttttttccttttttaaatatttcccaaatgatgtttaacagagcaaggaaatgttcacagtatgtctgataatattttttcttctcgaaaaagtcttatttgttttattttggctagaataaaaccaagttttaattttttaaaaaccctttaaaaatctaaattattagcccctttaataattcagggggggtgggtaataatgctgacttcaactgtaagtttaATTCaaactttggatggaaacagagctTGTGAAAATCAAATGATTAAGATTATTAATGTTTTCAAAGAAGACTTTTATGCTCCTCCAATTTGTAATGCTGCATCTATttgataaaatacacatttatctaatatttatcaaatatatatCTCTTTctgtttgtacatttatttgtatataatctttttaaacaaatttcttatataatttttttgtcctGGCCAAGCTAAATATTCAGCAGCCCTTCCCCCAGTCTTCCGTGTTGCATGATTCCTCACATTAATAACCTAATAGTGTGAAAGTGTGTTACACTTAAACCTCATCacaattaaaacacattaaaacactgTTTCTGAGATATTTGTATCAGCATATGCAAGTACTGGAATCCCCAACTGTACATAAATGTTGATTTGTTGTTATCAAACACACATTGTTTTTTGTCCTATGTTGGCTGTACTAGAGGAGGGACGATGTATATCTGCCacaactgtaaaaataattaagagcatataaaaataaaacaaaaaaaagtcaaaaataaaatgtatagtatTAGTTAGATATTTTCCAGTATAttccatttaaatattttcaaatttacagtaaaaccGAGTTGAAAACTGTGTTGAGTATGGAAACAAGACCATTTAGAATCTTCTTAAGTGAGAATTTgctaatttagaatttttttacaagacaaataaatgtaatgattttcatttaaaattttactcgtttaataaatgtaattgacATGTTGTTGCAGAATCGTTTATTGTCAGCAGGTTGTCAGTTGGTAAAGCATCACAAAAAAGTGTTAGGAGATACTAAACACAGTCTTCTAATAGTCAATGCTTGCTAATTGACATGCTAGTTGCAAGTTACCCATAAACAACAAAATATGTAAAGGAAAGgatgcatttaatttaataactactccaaaatattgtttaaaacatttaaagactaaataaaggttatttattgGAAGTAACGGTTCCATTAaagtgaaatgaaaaaaaaaaatactcaccTTCAAGTTCTTCTCTTCACCTTCAAAACttatttaagtttctttcttcatcTCTGGAACACAAAAGGATCAAAGAGTCAAAGTCAAAGAATATTTTTATGATTGTTGGTAACTGTTGGTgctgaaagaaactcataaaggtttagaacaaaAGAAAGGTTGTAAATGctgacagaatttagattttgggtgaactatccctttacgaACATCTTTGAACATTTTAGACATGGTTCTTCTATGCAATCAATggaaaaacaaaagtaataattcattcattttcttgtcggcttagtccctttattaatccggggtcgccacagcggaatgaaccaccaaacttatccagcacatgttttacgcagcggatgcccttccagctgcaacccatctctgggaaacctccatacacactcatacattacagacaatttagcctacccaattcacctgtaccacatgtctttggactgtgtgttaaaccagagcacccggaggaaacccacacgaacgcagggagaacatgcaaactccacacagaaacaccaactgacccagctgaggctcgaaccagcgaccttcttgctgtgaggcgacggcactacctactgcaccactgcgtcgccaaaagtaataataataataatacttggtttaggtgtaatttaattttaattgaaaaaaattaacaacaacCCAGAAGTGTTTAGAGTGTAACAGACATTTAGTGTATTTAAAGTTCAAAGTTATTCTGTTTGTCTGAAAATCTGTGATTcttagaagaagaagaaacattGTGTCCACATTACAATTCAAATATAAAAACTTTTAagacattgagtacgtttacatggacaccaaaaatctgattttaatacagtTAAGGAAATACTCTGATTAAGGGCTCTTATTTAACAATgtaggcgcaaagtctgaagcgtctgtcacaaaagcattaagggcgtgtccaaatacacttttgctattttaaagacggaaaaatatgctctgtgccatggtgcatggtctaacagggttgagcttattctcttaatgagttaaggGTGTgcttttgagaataaaccaatgaGAGGCTCATCCCcaattccctttaagagtgagttgcgttgtgccatggcgcatttgctatttacatgacggactttgtggAAAGTGGAAAAACAATAtgtcactagtgagaaaacagttaaacagaccatctgcagcacgaggataaagaatgagcctcctctatttggcctctttacttccTCACTCCCCTGAAGACATCTGTTCgcctaaataattaattttgtttgttaagtgcacagatttgtttcaaaaccatttctaaattccGTTCtactttccagcaaactaataaatgaacaataataacaaagtgtggtcaaaaaatgtatatatccaaacacacgtgctatgccccatatggtccaaaaacaggtggacaaatcagattgtttttaaaataacaaacataaatatgcgtataataaataatacaaaaaaaaaaataattaataataataaataaataataataacaacattatacaaaagcaagttgtcacgaacaaactgaaaaaagcccccctaaatgaaggcatggaggtatagtttttatatttatgtagaaaataataatttttgtattattttattgctttaattctttttcatttgtaaagatatttgtgtattgctgtactttctgtgtgtattaagcaatgtgtaagctaacatttttagttcctcaaaatagcaatgcgccaacaatgcgccctaacacacctcttttctaaaccgaaacacacatgagtccacaaagtggcgcaaattaaTTTGCCATTTAAACGATGTACCGCAAAACAGAAAATTTAGGGttatgctggtctgaaaatagcaacacatcgtggcaaacacatcttgcacttTGTTGCGCCGGGTGTATGGTAGGGCCCTAAGAGTCTACCTTGTAAACagctattttttattcatttaatccaattaaggtcataattgaactaaacagaaatcaaattaaaacatgtggagtattttagtcgcattattgaagtggagtacagacatgtaaacaccccAATCAAAccattactgtcatgtaggattttcgccgcatttggTGATAGGATATTCCGTGCACACACAGCtttttgacactattctctgcacttacagagtcagtgaaggatcacacacacatgcttcatGAAATACCgagatttttttctcccattcggcaCCATTTGCCTATtcgtatcaaattccattaaaacgaTACTCTTCCAGTAGTTCATACTCACATATGATATGTCGTTTGTaaaggggggcatgcatgaaatgttgctgaatgaaagtgaaagtgccaaactgtagttaaagtctacaaattaaaaataaaacaccccaAATTACTCTGgagaaaatgtggatagcgtTATGATGTAATGACGTTGATCGAATTATGtggtataacatgtaaaacgggatcatgaaaagaacattcaaaaagcaacttatgtaaacaccttaatcatattgctgtcttattcagattaaggccaACAATTCgcttatgtccatgtaaacgtagtcactgttaaGCTTGAATGGTAATTTTAACACCTTCTTTCTTCcttaacttaaatttaacttcCTTCTTTATCTGTCTGTATGTTTGATGACATGGAGACTCGAGCAGTTTGCTGAGGAGTGCTTCAGGATAAGTCCTCCAGCATGAGTTTGATGGACATCTCTAAGATCTTTTCTCTTCTTCAACCCAAAGAGGATGAGGAGGAAGACACCAACTGCAGTCACGAACTGAATCAAGCTGTCTTTACAGACAATGACAAACTCCTTACTGAACTCTTGTCTCAAGAACAATACAGAAAGTGCATCAACAACCGCAGTGGTTGGGGGATCCCGGTCACTCCACTGCGCACGGCAGCTGCTCAGGGTCACCTACGCTGTCTGGATGTCCTCCTGGATCACGGGGCAGAGGTCGACAGTCTTGATGTCAAAGCTCAAACGCCACTTTTCACAGCCGTCTCTGGCAAACACATAGATTGTGTTGTCGCTTTATTAAAAGCTGGCGCAGACCCTAATGGAAGCCCACATAACAACTGCTCCCCTGTGTTGACTGCGGCCAGAGAGGGTGATGTGGACATCCTGAGGGAGCTCCTACAATATGGCGCTGATGTAGATGTCAAGCCCAAAATGCCAGACTGGGCCTTAAATGCCACAGCCTGCCGAGGACCACTGTACATTTCAGCCGTTTATGGTCATCTGGAATGTTTTAAATTGTTGCTGCAGTTTGGAGCCAACCCAGACTACAACTGTACTGAGGAAAAGATGCTTGCCAGGATCAAAGAGCCTAAAACTGTTTTGGAGATGTGTCTGAGACATGGCTGTGGGCTGGAATACATTCAGCTGCTCATAGACTTTGGAGCAAATGTTTACCTACCCACTTTAGTTGGAGATAAAACCACCAGTGAGAATGAAGCAGTGGTGCTACTGCTCAAAGAGAGAGGTAAGTctcaaatacacttttttttttacactcaaaTAATCTTTTTAAGACCTAAACAAAGCTTTAATTTTGTTCACTCAGTATCTCTTAAGCCACTGCCAACAATGCTCTGGCTGCTTTTctagaaaatgtaattaattatataCCCACAAGCAACTTTGtattaaaaacacacaataaatagATGTACAAACATAGacttaaaacaaggctaaatttgggttgTCAATGAAACAGACGTCTTGCAAcagtccaaaaatagactagcTATCAAACAGACAGATTAGACCGTGTGTAATCAGTCATTCCTCTCCATTCAATTACTAGTCTTTTTGTAGACTATATTGTTGGTAATCTATTAAAtgtttactgacagcccaaatttggCCTTGTTGCTTTTTGAATTGACCATATTGTATGCATGGGTACCCCCAGGATCCTTCAAATGAAATTCAAGGCTTTTTAATAccatttcaaatgaaattcaatGCCAACTTCGTATCCATTCTGACAGAAGTATGAGGGGAAATGTCAAATCTGTATAAATTTTGAACCCTAGAAAAGAATTATGTACAAGTGGGCtacttgaattaaataaaacattttatttcaattatcagTTATATTTAATCCATGCGCAACAGCCTGGTTGTCCACCCAGTAGCGAATATGAAGGTCCAACTGTTTACTTTTTGTTATCTTCGTTATTGAGACTCTCGTCAAACATGACCACAAACCCATTGGCTTTATTGACCTGGTCAGTCAGTTCTTTAGTAATAAAAGGAGCCAATCCGAGTAATAGATGCCATTTTGTTGCTTCCACATGAGAATAGCTGCTACCTCTGAGTCAGGAAACCTCTGTAACGTTCTCATTTGATGTGTAAAAGTTGTGCTCAGAGATTCTTTTAAGGACCCACATCACCTCTGCCCGCAGAGTTGGTGTTGAGCCACAGTAAGATAGGATGTTCCTTCTCTGTGGTGGCAATGCTTCTAAAGTAGAAATTTCTTCATTACTGATAGCCAAAGCAGTTTCAGTAACTGACGAGGTCTCCGGTGCACAGAACTGCACAATAGGTGGTTGGCACTGACAAGCAGCACTACACATGGTGTGTTTGGCACCCCTCATATGGGAGTCCACGGCCGTAACAAACATCAGTGCTAGCTTAAAAGATTTCCGACCACACCGGCACCAACAGGTGTCGTGGTCATTTCCTGGCACTGGCTTGACCCAACCGTAGCTTGGATTCCTTGGCCACTGTGGATTAAACCGACACTTTCCCATTTTAGCTGACAAACTAGGCTAGCGACTATCTTGTTCTGTACCTCA from Danio aesculapii chromosome 14, fDanAes4.1, whole genome shotgun sequence carries:
- the asb12b gene encoding ankyrin repeat and SOCS box protein 12b encodes the protein MSLMDISKIFSLLQPKEDEEEDTNCSHELNQAVFTDNDKLLTELLSQEQYRKCINNRSGWGIPVTPLRTAAAQGHLRCLDVLLDHGAEVDSLDVKAQTPLFTAVSGKHIDCVVALLKAGADPNGSPHNNCSPVLTAAREGDVDILRELLQYGADVDVKPKMPDWALNATACRGPLYISAVYGHLECFKLLLQFGANPDYNCTEEKMLARIKEPKTVLEMCLRHGCGLEYIQLLIDFGANVYLPTLVGDKTTSENEAVVLLLKERVCPKTLMSQVRLSLWKFLPEENKMSSIDCLDIPQILKDYLNHMS